The sequence below is a genomic window from Lolium perenne isolate Kyuss_39 chromosome 4, Kyuss_2.0, whole genome shotgun sequence.
AATCTATTAGTGAACATGACGTTGTTTTACTTCTGTAAGTTTAATTCCTTCCTTATAACATATTTTTATGCTAAGTGCAGTATTGTTACTACTATAGGATTTCAATACACAAAACTCTGCCAGAGATGAGATGACACGGAGAGAGAGGGCACAGAAAATCACATTCTAGTCTAAAATATATGTTACTAGCTGAAAACTGGAGGAAAAATAAGACTGGGTCAAATATTTTCACTAGTAGATCAGTGTGAATCTTGGTGCTGAGTGGGCAAATAAAAAAATACACAGGCATAAATACTTCAAAGGGCATAAAAGCAAATCGAGGATATTGTCGCTTACTGTGAGAAATCTTTTATTGGACCTTTCAGTTCTGGCTCCTCTTTATCATACTTTGAAAGAAATAAATTATCTTCATCAGAAGAACTGTCCCTTCTCTTCCTGCCTATCTCAGGCTCAATTAAAGGGTTATTCCTACTTCTTTGCCCGTTTTCTGCAGGGGAAACTGATTTCCGTGTTCTAGGCTCTATTCCATTCTTGGTACCATTCTGAGGAAGCTTGGTAGTAGGTTTCTTCTTCTTTGGATCTATATGATCGAGCACTCCACCCTGTGAAATTTCTGCTTCCCTTTTGCCTGTTTTTTCTAACAACTTATCTGGATAAAGTATGTTCTCTGAATCCAGATTATCAGTCCTTGGCAATTGCCGACCCTGTGAAACATTTACTCTTTGTTGAGACCTACTATTATCAAAGTCGTATCCTGGTGTCTTCCGTGGCATTCCTTCTTGGTTCATATTTCCGCCAGTACTAAATTCTTGTGGTGATGGTTTCTTCTGATCATGAAAAGCAGATACAGCAACCTTCCTGTTATTCATACTGGGTTGGGAATTATCAACATTAGTCATTTTGCCATCAAGCGACTTAGAAGAACTATTCCTCTCAAAATGCCTCGTTGTCCTCTCGATGTCATTTTCCAAAGAACCCTCACGAAGCTCACCCAACTCGAGTTCAGACTGCTCTCTCTGGAGCACCTTTTTTGCCTGAGGTGATTTGTCAACACTATTTCTTTGCAAAACTGATGGCTCACCATTAGTTTCAATGTATTCAGGAAGAGACATGACTACATCGTGGTTAACATTTCCTCTGACACCTTTGGCTATATTTATGGAATTTGCATCAATATTGGCATCCTTTGAACGCTTGTGCATTTTCCCATCAACAAAAGATCCTCCATGCCTACCCCTTTTTCTTGCAGCAGAATCATCAGAGTCGTTAAAATTGATATAGTGGTCATCAACATGTACATAACCTTTCCCTAGGTTACCGTCCATACTATTCGAAGGTTTCTGCATCTGATCTACTTTCTTCTTAGAACTTGCTTTACCAATCTTTTCTTGCGTTCCCTCGGAGTGCATTGTCTGGATGGAAACATTTGGGCTCTGATTTATCTTTTGCACATTTCCAGAAGCCGGAGGTCTTCCTTTCATAGAAGGAATAATATCTTGCAACTGCAGATCAGTATGTGTGTCCAATCCAACATTCCCTGTCTCTTTGCTCAACCTCTCATTGACATGTTTGTCAGGTGGTAAGTTTTGTCTGTGCTCTGATGAAGAACCTATAGCTCCCGAATAAGCAATATCAACCTTGGCCTTTTTGGCACTTTCTGGCTTTGTGGTTGCATTCTCATTATCAGAACCCCTTTTCAAGATGGCTTTGGCACCTTTCTCTGAGGTCCTTGTCGGTACATGGTTTGTTCCATCCTTTGAGGTTGATTTTCTTCTGCTACCCTCCTGCTTCGTGAACTGAATGGCTTCTTCAATAGGCAAGTTTTCACTATTAGCTGCTAAGGGGTCATCAAAAATATTATCCCTGTAAGATGTTTTGTTTGCAGGATACTTTCCATCAACTATACTAGGATCTGACCTAGCACTCCCCATGTTTTTGCTTCCTAGAACTTCTGATGGCATGTTTACTTTGCTTGCACCGATATTCTCAGTTGCTGCAGCTGTATATGCCGCCTCATCACTGTCGATATTAAAATTATTCAGATCAATGTGTGATGATGTACTAGTATAATCCAGATTTGTTCCAATGTCGATTTGCTCATCATCACCATCCATTGTTGGCAAATCTCTTGGCGAGGAAGACGACTTCAGTTCATCTGCTACTTTTCTCCCTGATGTATCTGCTTTGTTATCATCGCTTGTGATGTCCACAAAAGCATCAGATCCTTCCTTGCTGCTTGATGAAGCATCACTATCACTGTCGCTGCTGCTCCCACTGCCACTTGCAGCACTTCTGCTTTGACTCCCACTATCACTTCCACTGCCACTACTGTCACTGTCACTGTCACTATCACTTCCACTCTCACTAGAGGTACCTGCTTTGCCATCACTGTCATTGACCTTTTTGTCTCCTGCAGCAGAAACCGGGGAGCCCCCGATTTCAATCTTCTCAAATATATCAGGATCATCAATCTGTAAGCTTGGAGCAGCTTCTTCGATATTCTCATCAATAGTCCTGTTAGATTTATAAATTGGCTGTTGAGGTGCTTGGAGAAGTAGCAAACATCCAGAGAATAACTGAATACGAAACTA
It includes:
- the LOC139830705 gene encoding uncharacterized protein, encoding MYKLGGRGGGRGGGGSGTKRPPAPHGRGRGASSSKGGAAPPPRGRAAAASSPAAQAEVREESFTLESNGPPAFAALIKLTPDLIDEIRRAEEAGSGARIMFNNSNLNSAEGIIDVGGKEINFTWSFEPGAGELCDVYEERQSGEGENGLLTEHGSIWRKVNVPRVLDESAQNVVKMRSEEAQRASKSRKSIVLDPTNPSVKIQAKSMTAAAVEGNMRRMNWNQKKEHFKKNQAAVIPTKSISKVKLSNNSITKGSISTSPAPSPEQRGSSIPSFAAGSDANNEVIVPFDSKKEESSKVDKAKPNRISQGLNRRASSVSASIDDNATDLRVLLISILSENPKGMNLKALEKAVAEAVPNASKKIESIIKNVANYQAPGRYVLKPELELEITKHDASGSGRTIDENIEEAAPSLQIDDPDIFEKIEIGGSPVSAAGDKKVNDSDGKAGTSSESGSDSDSDSDSSGSGSDSGSQSRSAASGSGSSSDSDSDASSSSKEGSDAFVDITSDDNKADTSGRKVADELKSSSSPRDLPTMDGDDEQIDIGTNLDYTSTSSHIDLNNFNIDSDEAAYTAAATENIGASKVNMPSEVLGSKNMGSARSDPSIVDGKYPANKTSYRDNIFDDPLAANSENLPIEEAIQFTKQEGSRRKSTSKDGTNHVPTRTSEKGAKAILKRGSDNENATTKPESAKKAKVDIAYSGAIGSSSEHRQNLPPDKHVNERLSKETGNVGLDTHTDLQLQDIIPSMKGRPPASGNVQKINQSPNVSIQTMHSEGTQEKIGKASSKKKVDQMQKPSNSMDGNLGKGYVHVDDHYINFNDSDDSAARKRGRHGGSFVDGKMHKRSKDANIDANSINIAKGVRGNVNHDVVMSLPEYIETNGEPSVLQRNSVDKSPQAKKVLQREQSELELGELREGSLENDIERTTRHFERNSSSKSLDGKMTNVDNSQPSMNNRKVAVSAFHDQKKPSPQEFSTGGNMNQEGMPRKTPGYDFDNSRSQQRVNVSQGRQLPRTDNLDSENILYPDKLLEKTGKREAEISQGGVLDHIDPKKKKPTTKLPQNGTKNGIEPRTRKSVSPAENGQRSRNNPLIEPEIGRKRRDSSSDEDNLFLSKYDKEEPELKGPIKDFSQYQDYVQEYNEKYEAYSYLNSQLKKTQSEFLKIQEDFDAAKERDKDQFYNIVERIRDMYDESGTRHKLMKKVFVLLHEELQTIKRRILDFADAYSNE